In Vicia villosa cultivar HV-30 ecotype Madison, WI linkage group LG7, Vvil1.0, whole genome shotgun sequence, the DNA window atttcaaatttctctcacattttttcacacttctattcattaataatagattgaccaaattgcctaaattaccctttcaccaaaatttagttgcactaataaaaggtcatttttgtaactaacaaattaagtattcactctttcaactttattgaatggatgcaccaaatgttagcttttcattggtccgaattaaataacattttccctacaactttattgcatgaatgctgacatcacatgtaagccatggatgatggaagtcatatttaaatttcttttacatttcattttgccacactttcttactttcattttaatttttcttaatttatttattatcacaaaaaatattaataatctatttttaaattttaatcttactaaaaatttcaaatttctttcgcatatcatttttccatactttcattttaatttttcaacatttatctattatcgcaaaaaatattaataatcgatcatttaattattattcccaaaaatatttaattatttcaagggccactatcaactcaatatttaattttttttaatcgatcattacacattttctctattttaattaaaatttcaaatttctctcacattttttcacacttctattcattaataatagattgaccaaattgcctaaattaccctttcaccaaaatttagttgcactaataaaaggtcatttttgtaactaacaaattaagtattcactctttcaactttattgaatggatgcaccaaatgttagcttttcattggtccgaattaaataacattttccctacaactttattgcatgaatgctgacatcacatgtaagccatggatgatggaagtcatatttaaatttcttttacatttcattttgccacactttcttactttcattttaatttttcttaatttatttattatcacaaaaaatattaataatctatttttaaattttaatcttactaaaaatttcaaatttctttcgcatatcatttttccatactttcattttaatttttcaacatttatctattatcgcaaaaaatattaataatcgatcatttaattattattcccaaaaatatttaattatttcaagggccactatcaactcaatatttaattttttttaatcgatcattacacattttctctattttaattaaaatttcaaatttctctcacattttttcacacttctattcattaataatagattgaccaaattgtctaaattaccctttcaccaaaatttagttgcactaataaaaggtcatttttgtaactaacaaattaagtattcactctttcaactttattgaatggatgcaccaaatgttagcttttcattggtccgaattaaataacattttccctacaactttattgcatgaatgatgacatcacatgtaagccatggatgatggaagtcatatttaaatttcttttacatttcattttgccacactttcttactttcattttaatttttcttaatttatttattatcacaaaaaatattaataatctatttttaaattttaatcttactaaaaatttcaaatttctttcgcatatcatttttccatactttcattttaatttttcaacatttatctattatcgcaaaaaatattaataatcgatcatttaattattattcccaaaaatatttaattatttcacgggccactatcaactcaatatttaattttttttaatcgatcattacacattttctctatcttaattaaaatttcaaatttctctcacattttttcacactttcttactttcattttaattttttctctatttatttatttatttatttattatctcacgggtcactatcaacataatatctattttattttaatcaatcattgtctttatttgagagataatatctttatttttatttttttctccatctcacgattttttatcattatttaatacaattaaatttccatgattattgtttattttacatttgtttttaaatatattttatatcgcatcaaattatttttttatttcacgggtcattatcaacatagtagctattttattttaatcaacaattactattaattgagagataatttttatttttaaatgttaatatttcatttttattatctccatcttattgtattttttatatgattatttaatataattgaatttatatgatcatttttcatttataattaaaccatagtgatctatatcattttcttttaattgttgttggaccgtcaattattaaattatcTGACCCAATTTTGTTATTGTATTCTTAtcctatcttaaacatttttttgtggatcattgttttctatataattattgttaaatttacaattaagtaaattattttatatttttcatttatatttaaaattttacatttgcatttgttaaaattttatttttttctccaactcacatgttcttttttatatggttctttgttacacacaaaattagcacatgaatacgataataatgtttaatcttaagggccactttcaatacaatgtctattttattttaaacaataatgacttttatttgaaaactaaagtatttattttcaaatttcaaaacgattcctatggatattCGGTTTTCAAAGAATTAGGAGTATAACAGAGGAATCAATAAAACTCAAACtctattcaagtaaaacaattccttttaattatgcatattgcttataattccttttatttatattattcatatcattataaaaatactacaccagaaaaaaaatcacccgtgcggaagcacgggtctctgactagttgatTATTTGAAAAGACAAAGAAATCATGTCATAAACAGAATCTTTGTATTGATAAATCTAAATTATAATTAGTTGGATTAGAAGATAATTTAGTGATTGCAATCATTTAAAAAATCTTTAAATGTGAGTGAATTAAACGTAGCTACAAAATTGTGATGGTGTATCAGGATAAACTTTGTTTATACTCTTCACTAAATGTCTAGATGATTATCTTATTATTGATTATAATCCATTCCTTATAGTAGTTAATGACTTACTTCCCTATAATGAccactaaatttcctatagatgaaaaattatattttaacttgaCCTTGATTTACATGTGTAAATATTTAAACTCTTTAATTttcactatttttttaattaatggcGAAAAATTATATTGAAATCAAATACTAAGGATACACAACTCATGtacaaaggaagaagaagaaggtctATAATCAACAAGATTTAGGAAAACAAAGAATATGATTTCTAAATCAatctttccactcaaaatttAAAGGCCTAGGCCTTAATAGCTTGGCCCCTAACCAATCCCAAGCTAACTTCTTAgctaaaattaaaaatatcagCTACATCTTTAATGCCCCCATTAAAAAGAACTTTATTTTTCGCCAACCAAATAGACCAAACAAGCATTTCTTTAAATTATCCGCCAAGCACTTAGAAAACTCAAGCAAGTGTGACATAACATCTTCTTAGAGAGACATACGTCTCGAGTAGGGAGTCTCCTCACAAGCATCCTCCATGCGAAAAACTTGATGTCCATGCGAAAAACttgatgttgtttggaacataaGAACTCCAATTTAGAGATAGAATTGCAGTCAACCTTGCATCAACCGAGACATCAGAAGACGAGAAATTTGCCAGAATTTTATATGCCAAATTTTCCGAAAAATCGAAAGCACATCTCTACCAAACAACTTAGTCAATAGCAAGCGGATTATGAGAGAAGGAATACAGTATTTCCTTAAGTTCTTCTAGCTGCGATTCAGATTCTACAAAGAATAAAAATGGATCAATCTCGACGTTCCAGTTCCAGCAGCCATCAGATAAAAAACCTACAACACAAACAATCACATTTTGTTCACACCAATGGTCAAATAGAGCTGGAAAACTTAATTTGAGTGGTTGATGACCTATCCCTCTCGACCTCAAAAAGTAATGTCCCAACTTGCACCCAGTTTGCAACAGATGTTGTTTTCAAAGCAACCATAATTTGAACCCGTTGTAGTCATAATATCTCTTATATTTCGCCACCACAGTGAAGAATAATTAGACGTGGGAATAGAAGTGTCGAGAAATTGACTTATTATATCATCGTACTTAAAAAAGATAAAACATGAACCCAATGTAAATCTTGTTTATTCACAATTTTCTAAATCTACTTGTTGACCAGAGCTACACTAAAAAACCCACAGTGCTTTATTCCCAATCCCCCATCAGCTTTAGAGTTACACACGAAAGACCAGGATACTCAATTGATCTACCTCTTACTTTCCTCACCTTTCCAAAGAAAAGCTCTTTGAATCTTGATTAATTCATCAATCACCACCTTTCGAGCTTTgtagaaaaaaagaaatatagtGGAATGAAGTTAAGAACTGTATTTAAAAGAACGATTTGCCTTTCATAGGAGATGAACTTGCTATTTCCAACTTGAAAAACGACATCTAAATTTATCAAGAATCAGAAGCCATGAATTATGGCTTATAGGATTGACGCCTAAGAGAATTGTCAAAAAAATTAGAGGAAGGTGTGAAATTGAACGAGCTAGAAAGTCCGAAGCAGTCTCCAAGAAAGCTGGATCGATGTTGAAGCCCAAAATCCTACTTTTGTGAAAGGTTATTCTTAAGCCTAAAACTATTGGAGATATTCTGAAGCGCAAAATCACTTTGAGCGTCCAGATACTTTCCCAACAAGATTGACCAAGAATGATTGTGTCATCTACAAATTATTGGAGATTAAAATTGAGATTATTCAAAAAAGTGAAAGGTTGAAAAATTACTTGAGAAACCACATTTTTCATGAACCCGTCTAAACCTTTTGTTACGATAATGAAAAGAAACTAGGAGAGGGGATGCCTTTGTCAAAGACCTCTTGAAGCTTGATAATCCTTGACCGAACTTacgtttaataaaatattattatcaaagttttaaaatataaaaagaaattaagacACCATAAcaaagaataaatataaatatgttatattaatatttgaaaaatttataaatttcacTTAAGATTCAAACATCTGAAGTCCctcaaacaaaatattttcaaaaggatttAACAAAGTAACAAACAAAGCATGTATCCTTCTTATATCCAATTTGATGTCACTCAAACAAAACATTTtcgaaagaaaacaaaacaatatcCCCTGTTTCCAACATATTTTTATAggaaaaagctaacatgtgccccaagggcataAGTTAattagatatttatagaaatatttttttggaacgcgtgcattcaatgtatcgaaactttaaatatgactttattgcatttaattacatttaactttttctaattatagtatccttaacatgaaGAATAATGAGGGGGAGGGAGATATAATGAGAGGGAGGGAGTAATTATTCGTGGAATATGCGCAATCTTGTTCCAGTCCTCCCCTGTTTCTTCTTGCATCGCTCCTCTAATGTTGGGCAGCCATAAATTATTAGAACCTCTAGAGAAGTGAGGTGTCGGATACCCTCTGGCAAGCATTTCAATTTTTCACAACTACTAATTGTCAAGGATCGAAGGGATTGCAGACCTTCCCAAATTTTTTCAGGTAAAGACTCAAGCTCATCGCAGTCAGTGATATACAGACACTCCAAAGGAAGGCTAAAGGGTTCATTTGGTAACTCCTTCAAGTTCTCAAAATACTGTACATGTAGAGATTGAAGACAAGTAAGCTTTCTGAACATTCCCTCTGGAAAGGATGTTATTCCTGGACCTTCAACAAGGTAAAGGGTAGTAAGACCATAGAAGCTAGAGATTGAACTCAGTAACTCATTGTTACATCCAAATACTTCGAGGTCTTTAACATTTGGAAGACATGGCCATCTAAGTTGAAAGCAATAggaaatttttaaaatagaaagacAAGGAAACATCTCCCCTCTTTCCACTTTCAACAATCTCTCCAATCTTGGCAAACAATTTAATATGAGAACCTCAAGAGTTGGGAAAATCTTCACGTCCATACCGTCGTGAGATTCGTCACCATCATTATCGTGCACAAATTTCACATTTTTCATATCACGTAGTTTAAGTTTCTTAAGAGATGGTAGTTTACCAAGTGGTGAAAGTCGCACACAGTTGTTGCAACCCTTAAGTTCAAGAGAAACTAAACTAGTTAGAGTTTGGATCCAACTTGGGAAACATAAGCCATTATAGTAATGTATCTTCAAGCTTTTGAGATTTGTGTGAGGTTGAAGCCCTTCTAGTACTTGCTCGGAACTAAAACTCGGGATCTCGGTGATTTCATCATTGATGCTCCATGACATGCATACTTCCTGGAGTTCTTTTTTAGCTGTCAAATTGGCATCTCGAGCATGAGATAAACTACCAACATCTTTTAACCCTTTGATATTCAGTTTTCCTCTGAGGTTTAGATCACGTAGTTCTGTCAAGCTTTGTCCTCTCTTTAAACTAACCATGTATACACTTAATGTTCTTAGGAAAGTTAATTTCCCAACGTCAGGAAACAATTGAGAAAGTGAATCACAACGTTCAACAACAAGATGCCTAAGATATTGTAAACAAGCCAAACGTTTCGGTAGACATCTCAGTTCTGTAAGACTTTTTAATTTCAAGATTTCCAATTTACGTAAGTTGTAAATCGAGTTAGGGATGTTGCTAATTTCAAGACCGTAAAATTCCAAATACCTCAAATGAATTAAGCTTCCGAGTGATGATACCTGGGAAGGGGAGATGCATAAAACCCGAAGAGAACAGTTCGCTGGGAAGTAATCGGTGTGTTCATGATAAGAATGATTCAACTCATACATTGTGCGTAAGGATTCTACTTTCTTCAAAGAATTCTCATAGACTGATAAATGGCGAGCAGAGTGAAAACTAATATGATGTGTACTTTTTGACAAATTAGCCACATTTTCATTCTCAAAAATCACACATTCTTCCCCCATTATCGACTGAGCAAGATCGTGCACAAGATCATGCATCTTGAATGAAATGTGTCCAGAATATGCATCAATCTTGATGTCttgaaagaatgatttttgaCACAATTCATTCCAAATCATGCCGCCGACATCTTCGACCTCCAAATTTTCTCTAGACGAAATAAATCCATTAGCCAACCAAAGATGAATCAGTTCTTCTTTCATGATTATGCTATCTTTGGGAAATATTGCACAAAAAGAAAAACACTGCTTTAAGGTCGGAGTTAAATGAAAGTAGCTCAACCTCAAGACAGACAAGATTGAATTCTCATGTGTTAAATCCCAAATTCTGCTCTCTTTTACTTCAAGCCATTCTTTTTCTCCCCTCCTAGATCGCATCAGACCTCCCAATGCTTGTGCCGCAAGAGGCAATCCACCGCATTTCTTTACTATCTCCTTACCTATTGCCACAAGTTCTGCACGTTCTTCTCTGCCATGTCCAAATGCATATTGTTTGAACAACAACCAACATTCATTTTCTGGAAGACCAGACAAATGATAAGTTTGGCATGTTCTCACAATTTCCGCAACATCCTCATCTCGAGTGGAAACTAAAATGGAAGAACCTCTAGATCCACACAACAACACAGATTTCAACTTAT includes these proteins:
- the LOC131620741 gene encoding putative disease resistance protein RGA1 produces the protein MAEALLGFVLENLSSLLQDELSTVFGIKSKAEKLSTTLDLIKAVLEDAEQKQVTDRSVKVWLQQLKDAVYVLDDILDECSIRSTRLRGINLKNLLFRRDIGKRLKEITRRLDDLADSKSKFIPREGITIRESSIEVPEWRQTSSFIAEPKVFGREDDKEKIVELLLTQAKDSDSLSIYPIVGLGGVGKTTLAQLVYNDVRVTVNFNTKIWVCVSEAFSVKRILCSIIESITSEKCDSLSLDAIQLKVQGLLQGKRYFLILDDVWNKTQQIESGLSQEKWNKLKSVLLCGSRGSSILVSTRDEDVAEIVRTCQTYHLSGLPENECWLLFKQYAFGHGREERAELVAIGKEIVKKCGGLPLAAQALGGLMRSRRGEKEWLEVKESRIWDLTHENSILSVLRLSYFHLTPTLKQCFSFCAIFPKDSIIMKEELIHLWLANGFISSRENLEVEDVGGMIWNELCQKSFFQDIKIDAYSGHISFKMHDLVHDLAQSIMGEECVIFENENVANLSKSTHHISFHSARHLSVYENSLKKVESLRTMYELNHSYHEHTDYFPANCSLRVLCISPSQVSSLGSLIHLRYLEFYGLEISNIPNSIYNLRKLEILKLKSLTELRCLPKRLACLQYLRHLVVERCDSLSQLFPDVGKLTFLRTLSVYMVSLKRGQSLTELRDLNLRGKLNIKGLKDVGSLSHARDANLTAKKELQEVCMSWSINDEITEIPSFSSEQVLEGLQPHTNLKSLKIHYYNGLCFPSWIQTLTSLVSLELKGCNNCVRLSPLGKLPSLKKLKLRDMKNVKFVHDNDGDESHDGMDVKIFPTLEVLILNCLPRLERLLKVERGEMFPCLSILKISYCFQLRWPCLPNVKDLEVFGCNNELLSSISSFYGLTTLYLVEGPGITSFPEGMFRKLTCLQSLHVQYFENLKELPNEPFSLPLECLYITDCDELESLPEKIWEGLQSLRSLTISSCEKLKCLPEGIRHLTSLEVLIIYGCPTLEERCKKKQGRTGTRLRIFHE